Proteins found in one Hippopotamus amphibius kiboko isolate mHipAmp2 chromosome 12, mHipAmp2.hap2, whole genome shotgun sequence genomic segment:
- the PFDN5 gene encoding prefoldin subunit 5 — MAQSVNITELNLPQLEMLKNQLDQEVEFLSTSIAQLKVVQTKYVEAKDCLNVLNKSNEGKELLVPLTSSMYVPGKLHDVEHVLIDVGTGYYVEKTAEDAKDFFKRKIDFLTKQMEKIQPALQEKHAMKQAVMEMMSQKIQQLTALGAAQATAKA; from the exons ATGGCGCAGTCGGTTAACATCACCGAGCTGAATCTGCCGCAGCTAGAAATGCTCAAGAACCAGCTGGACCAG GAAGTGGAGTTCTTGTCCACGTCCATTGCCCAGCTCAAGGTGGTACAGACCAAGTACGTGGAAGCCAAGGACTGTCTGAACGTGCTGAACAAAAGCAACGAGG GGAAAGAATTACTGGTCCCACTGACGAGTTCT ATGTATGTCCCTGGGAAGCTGCATGATGTGGAACATGTGCTCATCGATGTGGGAACTGGCTACTATGTAGAGAAG ACGGCTGAGGATGCCAAGGACTTCTTCAAGAGGAAGATAGACTTCCTCACCAAGCAAATGGAGAAAATCCAGCCAGCTCTGCAGGAGAAGCATGCTATGAAACAGG CTGTCATGGAGATGATGAGCCAGAAGATTCAGCAGCTCACAGCCCTGGGAGCGGCTCAGGCTACCGCCAAGGCCTGA
- the MYG1 gene encoding MYG1 exonuclease, whose amino-acid sequence MCRRLLRCLQLLLLQPPPLRSAHRKLSLESVPPSKRPRSHLMAPPRIGTHNGTFHCDEALACALLRLLPEYRDAEIVRTRDPEKLASCDIVVDVGGEYDPQRHRYDHHQRSFTETMSSLSPGKPWQTKLSSAGLIYLHFGHKLLAQLLGTSEEDSVVGTLYDKMYENFVEEVDAVDNGISQWDGKPRYALTTTLSARVALLNPTWNQPNQDTEAGFKRAMDLVREEFLQRLDFYQHSWLPARALVEEALAQRFQVDPSGEIIELAKGGCPWKEHLYHLESGLSAPGTVAFVIYTDQAGQWRVQCVPEEPHSFQSRLPLPEPWRGLRDEALDQISGIPGCVFVHASGFIGGHRTREGALSMARATLAQSPVPVPPTNSLVQ is encoded by the exons ATGTGCCGCCGCCTCCTCCGCTGTCTCCAGCTCCTGCTGCTCCAGCCGCCACCGCTCCGGAGCGCGCATCGCAAGCTCAGCCTGGAGTCCGTCCCACCCTCCAAACGACCCCGCAGCCATCTCATGGCCCCGCCCCGAATCGGGACGCATAACGGCACCTTCCACTGCGATGAGGCGCTGGCGTGCGCGTTGCTGCGCCTCCTGCCCGAGTACCGG gatGCAGAGATTGTGCGGACCCGCGACCCCGAGAAACTGGCTTCTTGTGACATCGTGGTAGACGTGGGTGGCGAGTACGACCCTCAGAGACATCGATATGACCATCACCAGAG GTCTTTCACAGAGACCATGAGCTCCCTGTCCCCTGGGAAGCCGTGGCAGACCAAGCTGAGCAGTGCGGGACTGATCTATCTGCACTTCGGGCACAAGCTGCTGGCCCAGTTGCTGGGCACTAGCGAAGAGGACAGCGTGGTGGGCACCCTCTATGACAAG ATGTATGAGAACTTTGTGGAGGAGGTGGATGCAGTGGACAATGGGATCTCCCAGTGGGATGGAAAGCCTCGGTACGCACTGACCACTACACTGAGCGCCCGGGTTGCTCTGCTTAATCCCACCTGGAACCAGCCCAACCAAGACACTGAG GCTGGGTTTAAGCGTGCCATGGACCTGGTTCGAGAGGAGTTTCTGCAGAGACTAGACTTCTACCAGCACAGCTGGCTGCCAGCCCGGGCCCTGGTAGAAGAAGCCTTGGCCCAGCGGTTCCAG GTGGACCCAAGTGGGGAGATAATAGAACTAGCGAAGGGTGGATGCCCCTGGAAGGAGCACCTCTACCACCTGGAATCAGGGCTGTCCGCACCGGGGACCGTCGCCTTTGTTATCTACACAGACCAGGCTGGACAGTGGCGGGTACAGTGTGTGCCTGAGGAGCCCCATTCATTCCAGAGCAG GCTGCCCCTGCCAGAGCCGTGGCGGGGTCTTCGGGATGAGGCCCTGGACCAGATCAGTGGGATTCCTGGCTGTGTCTTTGTCCACGCCAGTGGCTTCATTGGTGGGCACCGTACCCGAGAGGGTGCCCTGAGCATGGCCCGTGCCACCTTGGCCCAGAGCCCAGTACCGGTGCCTCCCACAAATTCCCTAGTCCAATAA